In Oscillatoria acuminata PCC 6304, a single window of DNA contains:
- a CDS encoding serine/threonine protein kinase, with product MQPAFLHCINPDCPSPTGQSPSHHFCDSCGTPLILNGRYLPLQKLGTGGFAVTFTAYDQQTDRERVLKVLVERSPKALELFEQEASVLASLTHPGIPRVDRDGYFQVALKHPQPHSLPCLVMEKIEGLTLDEMLHRDYPQGFPEEMVVDWLMQAADILEELHRHSIIHRDLKPTNLMVRTGSTLANPGTPFSLFNKRMGGSAGGQLVAIDFGGVKQLSGKQASSTRLFSPGYSPPEQMMGGSVGPAADFYALGRTAIFLLTGRSPTDFDDGMSGECRWHPHGRVSLNLANVIDEMLEFQVDKRLDSATELQGRLGQGSYLKTLVRQRNRGLGGRLAEFAAVASGRSLQFCWGVGTVVIKAIATLGIVSYKTLEGVLRTTLDVISWVFTACFDTLLGTILGGLGASVGAGVGFTLAYWLPVGTRLSIRLSELISQWFPNLELTVHPVAILFGMAGLGTALGLTEAGSFGQKRRYIVAGLMGVFGYGLGWFVLAVSSTTETLAALDLVGFTAIAIASIVLGLGLPKPQLFHATMSAIGTAVVMAVFLYSSYFPLILDLFSATSGIGMPQFWDSIAFFALLGMTGSFCLGCSYYLLMPVLRLLGFR from the coding sequence ATGCAGCCAGCTTTCCTCCACTGCATCAACCCAGATTGTCCAAGTCCCACCGGCCAAAGTCCGAGTCATCACTTTTGCGACAGTTGTGGAACCCCTCTGATTTTAAATGGCCGTTACCTCCCCTTACAAAAGCTAGGGACTGGTGGTTTTGCCGTAACCTTCACCGCTTATGACCAGCAGACGGACCGGGAACGAGTCTTGAAGGTGTTGGTCGAGCGATCGCCCAAAGCCTTAGAACTGTTTGAACAAGAGGCATCGGTTTTGGCGAGTCTGACCCATCCCGGAATTCCCCGGGTCGATCGCGATGGTTATTTTCAGGTTGCTCTCAAACATCCCCAACCCCACAGCCTTCCTTGTCTCGTCATGGAAAAAATTGAAGGGTTGACCTTGGATGAGATGCTGCATCGCGATTATCCTCAAGGGTTTCCCGAGGAGATGGTGGTGGATTGGTTGATGCAGGCGGCAGATATTTTAGAAGAGTTGCACCGCCATTCCATTATTCACCGGGACCTCAAACCCACCAATTTGATGGTCCGAACGGGATCAACTCTAGCCAATCCTGGGACTCCTTTCTCCTTATTTAATAAAAGGATGGGGGGAAGTGCAGGGGGTCAACTGGTGGCGATCGATTTTGGTGGGGTGAAACAACTCAGCGGCAAGCAAGCGAGTTCCACGCGGTTGTTCTCCCCGGGTTACAGCCCTCCGGAACAGATGATGGGGGGTTCCGTGGGACCAGCAGCGGATTTTTATGCCTTGGGTCGAACTGCGATTTTTCTGCTAACCGGGCGATCGCCCACAGACTTCGATGATGGAATGTCGGGAGAATGTCGCTGGCATCCTCATGGCAGAGTTAGCTTGAATCTGGCGAATGTCATCGATGAAATGCTGGAGTTTCAGGTTGATAAACGATTAGATAGTGCCACAGAACTACAAGGACGACTGGGACAAGGTTCGTATTTAAAAACCTTAGTCCGCCAGCGGAATCGGGGACTGGGTGGCCGCTTGGCGGAGTTTGCGGCGGTGGCATCTGGGCGCAGTCTCCAATTTTGTTGGGGAGTAGGAACCGTGGTGATTAAGGCGATCGCCACCCTCGGCATCGTCAGTTACAAAACCCTGGAGGGCGTCCTTCGCACCACCTTAGATGTGATCAGTTGGGTCTTTACCGCCTGCTTTGATACCTTGTTAGGAACTATCTTAGGGGGATTGGGGGCCAGTGTCGGTGCCGGAGTCGGATTTACTTTAGCCTATTGGTTACCTGTCGGCACCCGACTCAGCATCCGCCTAAGTGAGTTAATCTCACAATGGTTTCCTAATCTGGAACTGACAGTCCATCCAGTCGCGATTTTATTTGGGATGGCGGGTTTAGGCACAGCCTTGGGGTTAACCGAAGCGGGCAGTTTCGGACAAAAACGCCGATATATCGTCGCTGGATTGATGGGAGTATTTGGGTATGGATTGGGATGGTTTGTATTAGCAGTGAGTTCAACCACGGAAACCTTAGCTGCCCTGGATTTAGTCGGATTTACGGCAATTGCGATCGCCTCGATTGTCCTTGGGTTAGGATTACCCAAACCGCAACTGTTCCATGCGACGATGAGTGCGATCGGGACAGCAGTCGTGATGGCCGTCTTTCTGTATAGTTCTTATTTTCCCCTAATTTTAGACCTATTTTCCGCCACCTCCGGAATCGGAATGCCACAATTTTGGGATAGCATCGCCTTTTTTGCCCTCCTCGGAATGACCGGCAGTTTTTGTCTGGGTTGTAGTTACTATTTACTGATGCCCGTCTTGAGACTGTTAGGATTTCGATAA
- a CDS encoding DUF4351 domain-containing protein: MAKADLSSKRLIALAPDGWVKWVTKTPDMVAQNLLDSEFQWISRDTDTLIKAYSPTTGEILALNEFQFRPDPRMPRRIRAYAGLAEEKYNIPVYPVLINIFPPEGNTPILDHYESEVLGLKARQDYRVINLWETDVEIAFEPNLPGLLPLAPVMKDGASETILRRASLRLQNEERGEDLQRLLGIFATFVLGTNLVEQVMDLERQALLESPWGQAILEQGAERGREEGREQEAARILQRQLRLRFGEVPELVETTLPRLNVEQLEELSDRLIEVNSLDEFIAALPPITEE; encoded by the coding sequence ATGGCAAAAGCAGACCTGAGTAGCAAGAGACTAATCGCCCTCGCCCCGGATGGATGGGTGAAATGGGTCACCAAAACACCCGATATGGTAGCCCAAAACCTCCTTGATTCCGAATTCCAATGGATTAGTCGAGACACCGACACCCTGATCAAAGCCTATAGTCCGACAACCGGAGAAATTCTCGCCCTCAACGAATTCCAATTTCGTCCCGATCCGCGAATGCCTCGCCGGATTCGCGCCTATGCTGGACTCGCGGAAGAAAAATATAACATCCCCGTCTATCCAGTCCTCATCAATATTTTTCCCCCCGAAGGAAACACCCCCATTCTGGACCACTATGAATCCGAAGTTTTAGGACTGAAGGCAAGACAAGACTATCGGGTAATTAACCTCTGGGAAACCGATGTAGAAATCGCCTTTGAACCCAATCTCCCGGGATTATTGCCCTTAGCACCCGTTATGAAAGACGGCGCAAGCGAAACCATATTACGCCGTGCCTCCCTCCGTCTCCAAAATGAAGAACGGGGAGAAGATTTACAACGATTGTTGGGAATTTTTGCTACATTTGTATTAGGAACCAATCTGGTGGAGCAAGTTATGGACTTAGAAAGACAAGCATTACTGGAATCTCCCTGGGGCCAAGCTATTTTAGAGCAAGGAGCAGAACGAGGACGAGAAGAAGGACGAGAGCAAGAAGCAGCCCGAATTCTACAGCGCCAACTCCGGCTTCGGTTTGGAGAAGTACCGGAGTTGGTAGAAACAACTCTGCCACGGTTGAATGTGGAGCAATTAGAGGAGTTAAGCGATCGCCTGATTGAAGTGAATTCCTTAGATGAATTTATAGCAGCTTTGCCTCCAATAACCGAGGAGTAG
- a CDS encoding DUF4351 domain-containing protein — translation MDLEHQALLESPWGQSILEEGERRGEQRGREEGGRRIIKRMVRRRFGEVPELVETTLPRLNVEQLEELAECLIEVNSLDEFMAALPPITEE, via the coding sequence ATGGACTTAGAACACCAAGCATTACTGGAATCTCCCTGGGGTCAATCCATTTTAGAGGAAGGAGAACGGCGCGGAGAGCAGCGAGGACGAGAAGAAGGAGGACGGCGAATTATAAAGCGCATGGTCCGGCGTCGGTTTGGAGAAGTACCGGAGTTGGTAGAAACAACTCTGCCACGGTTGAATGTGGAGCAATTAGAGGAGTTAGCGGAGTGCCTGATTGAAGTGAATTCCTTAGATGAATTTATGGCAGCTTTGCCTCCAATAACCGAGGAGTAG
- a CDS encoding GlsB/YeaQ/YmgE family stress response membrane protein, with protein sequence MQLLVYLHKTKNNEFKKGDYLMLVSILTWVVLGLIAGALAKLIYPGRQGGGIFATIGLGILGAIVGGWLAQALFGITAAGLSWQGILFAVIGAMILIFIWGLLTQRAA encoded by the coding sequence ATGCAATTGTTAGTCTATTTACATAAGACAAAAAACAACGAATTCAAAAAAGGAGATTATCTCATGTTGGTTAGTATTTTAACTTGGGTTGTTTTAGGACTGATTGCTGGCGCTTTAGCAAAACTAATTTATCCTGGAAGACAAGGTGGCGGTATTTTTGCCACGATTGGACTAGGGATTCTGGGTGCAATTGTAGGGGGATGGTTAGCGCAGGCCCTCTTTGGAATTACAGCAGCCGGTTTAAGTTGGCAGGGTATTCTGTTTGCCGTAATCGGTGCGATGATTCTGATCTTCATCTGGGGTCTGTTGACTCAACGTGCAGCCTAA
- a CDS encoding tetratricopeptide repeat protein → MSDSISLRARYFQFIDTIVDTTLKGKIRSVEQVYQMLVQEIDSGTGEIFERCLSDRLSATQYKLDRETDELKLAKAGRIQRALQTIEKQWERWQKENRVNDAIASAADRIIHAEPNTRLFALLREIDPNQPEILTLEQQRQLAKTLTGKLDGIANPEIHLEVTPLAKGLQQGLQSWQQVEPHLVSWIYEQGRGQLGFGGIPGQNGPWALWAKQVNRPFPKALFTTLSFNQSFLTFLDRQPDANVSDWVELTVILQGLQRGLVVWFDQKVYDSKVGAKLSISTYLTFALIWSQLANAVHRSTHLNSNSRERFTNACFQVTLQILRAFSQRDYFPLYGGIFAAFTGEYLRGALQYLDEPLRRVEGTQEKARILTLLGYSMRAMGNFERSIAFHQQALDIAREAGDRLCEIANLNHISRSYVGQKNYALAIDCSQRALIGSRQEGERLGEANALANLGFSEVFKAREQGELDPEVYEGAIHYLEQGLQLSDKLADRQSQALCRSSLGIAYVAIGEYVKAVVNLLKGWESAQISGDLYLQGLNLAYLAQAHYRQQNLEFTLYFGGLGMYLLEQIEAQEWRQSAGLLSIIQGQIGAAAFQGLLEQHRPRIIPAIGVDGYDHIFELLKEYQRSLE, encoded by the coding sequence ATGTCAGATTCTATTTCTTTGCGCGCTCGCTACTTCCAATTTATCGATACCATCGTAGATACGACCCTCAAAGGCAAAATTCGCTCCGTTGAGCAGGTTTACCAAATGCTGGTCCAAGAGATTGACAGTGGGACTGGAGAAATCTTTGAGCGATGCCTCAGCGATCGCCTCAGTGCCACTCAATATAAACTCGATCGTGAAACCGATGAGTTGAAACTCGCTAAAGCCGGTCGCATTCAGCGCGCATTACAGACTATCGAAAAACAATGGGAACGCTGGCAAAAGGAAAATCGCGTGAATGATGCGATCGCCTCCGCTGCCGATCGCATCATTCACGCCGAACCCAATACCCGCCTGTTTGCACTCCTGCGCGAGATTGACCCCAACCAACCTGAAATCCTCACCCTCGAACAACAGCGGCAACTCGCCAAAACCCTCACGGGTAAACTCGATGGCATTGCCAATCCTGAAATTCATCTGGAAGTTACACCCCTGGCAAAGGGACTGCAACAAGGCTTACAATCCTGGCAGCAAGTTGAACCTCACCTAGTTAGTTGGATCTATGAACAAGGCAGAGGACAACTGGGATTTGGGGGAATACCCGGACAGAATGGACCCTGGGCATTATGGGCCAAACAAGTGAATCGACCCTTTCCCAAAGCCCTATTTACAACCCTGTCGTTCAATCAATCTTTCCTGACTTTTCTCGATCGCCAACCGGATGCCAATGTGAGCGATTGGGTTGAACTGACGGTGATTTTGCAGGGGTTGCAACGGGGGTTAGTGGTTTGGTTTGATCAAAAGGTCTATGACTCCAAAGTTGGAGCCAAACTGTCGATTTCCACTTATTTAACCTTTGCCTTAATTTGGTCTCAGTTAGCCAATGCCGTCCATCGGAGCACCCACCTCAATTCCAATAGTCGGGAACGCTTCACGAATGCTTGTTTTCAGGTGACGTTACAGATTTTACGCGCATTTTCTCAGCGGGATTATTTTCCCCTGTATGGCGGAATATTTGCGGCATTTACCGGGGAGTATCTGCGCGGTGCATTGCAATATCTGGATGAACCCTTGCGACGGGTGGAAGGGACTCAGGAAAAGGCGCGGATTTTGACCTTGCTGGGTTATTCTATGCGAGCAATGGGAAATTTTGAGCGGTCTATTGCCTTTCATCAACAAGCCCTGGATATTGCCCGGGAAGCTGGCGATCGCCTCTGTGAAATTGCCAATCTCAATCATATCAGCCGCAGTTATGTGGGGCAGAAAAATTATGCTTTGGCGATTGATTGTAGCCAACGTGCCTTAATCGGGTCTCGTCAAGAGGGGGAACGGTTAGGAGAAGCGAATGCTTTAGCGAATCTCGGGTTTAGTGAAGTGTTTAAAGCCCGAGAACAGGGAGAATTGGACCCGGAGGTTTATGAGGGGGCGATTCATTATTTGGAACAAGGATTACAGCTTTCGGACAAGTTAGCCGATCGCCAAAGTCAAGCCTTATGTCGCAGTAGCTTGGGGATTGCTTATGTGGCGATCGGTGAGTATGTCAAGGCAGTTGTCAATTTATTGAAGGGATGGGAATCGGCTCAAATTTCCGGAGATCTTTACCTTCAGGGGTTGAACTTAGCCTATTTAGCCCAAGCTCACTATCGTCAGCAAAATCTGGAATTTACCCTTTATTTTGGCGGGTTGGGAATGTATCTTCTGGAGCAAATTGAGGCCCAGGAATGGCGTCAAAGTGCGGGATTACTCTCGATTATCCAAGGTCAAATCGGGGCCGCTGCCTTTCAGGGTTTGCTAGAACAACATCGCCCCCGAATTATACCAGCGATCGGAGTCGATGGATACGATCATATCTTTGAGTTGTTAAAAGAGTATCAGCGATCGCTGGAATAG
- a CDS encoding L,D-transpeptidase: MLNSLSVFLEMCSPGLLGIKDKGMVRGEVLLLKFMRLTVSAAVLLLSMPSLAWGTAVPTEISVGNLSIPDLEWLPVLDPELPPLGEYSKFIPFEQELYPERVTEGVRLVIRLSERRVYVYRNDRVQTSYPIAVGKEGWETPTGQYEVMQMQRNPIWEHPWTGELVYPGPDNPLGPRWIGFWTDGRDLIGFHGTPNEELIGEAVSHGCVRMRNQDILSLYALVDLGTPVTVEP; the protein is encoded by the coding sequence ATGCTGAACAGCTTATCAGTTTTTCTGGAAATGTGTAGTCCGGGTTTGTTAGGAATTAAAGATAAAGGAATGGTGCGAGGAGAAGTTCTATTGTTAAAGTTTATGCGCCTTACCGTCAGTGCCGCTGTTTTACTCCTGTCGATGCCATCTCTGGCGTGGGGAACGGCTGTCCCAACAGAAATATCCGTGGGAAATCTCTCAATTCCTGATTTAGAATGGTTGCCGGTTTTAGACCCTGAGTTACCTCCGTTAGGAGAATATTCTAAATTTATTCCCTTTGAGCAGGAACTGTATCCTGAAAGGGTGACTGAAGGAGTTCGTTTAGTGATTCGCTTGAGCGAACGTCGCGTTTATGTCTATCGCAACGATCGCGTCCAAACGAGTTATCCGATCGCTGTTGGCAAGGAAGGGTGGGAAACCCCAACCGGCCAATATGAAGTCATGCAAATGCAAAGGAATCCGATCTGGGAGCATCCTTGGACGGGTGAGTTGGTTTATCCAGGGCCAGATAATCCGTTAGGGCCAAGATGGATTGGGTTCTGGACAGATGGTAGGGATTTAATTGGGTTTCATGGTACTCCCAATGAAGAACTGATTGGAGAGGCGGTTTCCCACGGTTGCGTCCGAATGCGAAATCAGGATATTTTATCGTTATATGCCCTAGTAGACCTAGGAACCCCGGTTACGGTAGAACCGTAA
- a CDS encoding IS630 family transposase: MPAANCLTPEQVKKLQKSLKEEPNGEIRERILMLLLLNDGKTQAKIAQFIGCSINTVCHWCIHGNPDNLESLKDKRMEGNNKKATEEYVNLLLETLSKEPTELGYEFGRWTGHRLATYLHEITGIQLSGSQIRRILAKKKYVYIWGKYSLESKRDEEERKEFKKKLSEYLRIEKETPELLQVWFWDESGFSLRVIRRKNWCKKGKRKQIRGDRRNGRVNVMGGIRYSDKKRFVEFLKTSNSESFYNVLQVFYQELIQEWCDSGKSAHDFSEKGPKIIIILDNASFHKKAEFIQKIGENMPNIQLEFLPKYSPDYNLIELVWHSAKEYIAHRLFTSIEDLEVLLHKLLNEGELIIRWSRKLKNKGNAVIPI; the protein is encoded by the coding sequence ATGCCAGCTGCCAATTGTTTAACGCCCGAACAAGTCAAAAAACTTCAAAAATCCCTGAAAGAGGAACCCAATGGGGAGATCCGAGAAAGGATCTTAATGCTTCTCTTACTGAACGACGGGAAGACTCAAGCTAAAATCGCTCAATTTATTGGCTGCTCCATCAATACAGTATGCCATTGGTGTATTCATGGAAACCCCGATAATCTGGAAAGTTTAAAAGACAAGAGGATGGAAGGTAATAACAAAAAGGCCACTGAAGAGTATGTCAACCTTTTATTGGAAACCCTATCCAAAGAACCGACGGAGTTAGGATATGAATTTGGACGATGGACGGGTCATAGATTAGCTACTTATTTGCATGAAATAACCGGAATTCAACTGAGTGGCTCCCAAATTAGGAGGATATTAGCTAAAAAAAAGTATGTCTATATTTGGGGAAAATATAGCTTAGAGTCCAAGAGGGATGAGGAAGAGAGAAAAGAGTTTAAGAAAAAATTATCCGAGTATTTAAGGATAGAAAAAGAAACACCAGAGCTTTTACAGGTATGGTTTTGGGACGAAAGTGGATTTAGTTTAAGAGTAATAAGAAGAAAAAATTGGTGTAAAAAAGGAAAGCGGAAGCAGATAAGGGGTGATAGGAGAAACGGACGGGTCAATGTCATGGGGGGAATTCGATATTCTGACAAAAAAAGATTTGTGGAATTTTTAAAGACCAGCAATTCTGAAAGTTTTTATAATGTTTTACAAGTTTTTTATCAAGAGCTAATCCAGGAATGGTGCGATTCGGGAAAATCTGCCCATGATTTTTCAGAAAAAGGACCGAAAATTATTATTATTCTTGATAATGCCAGTTTTCATAAAAAGGCAGAGTTTATCCAAAAAATTGGGGAAAATATGCCAAATATTCAATTAGAATTTCTTCCGAAATATAGCCCGGACTACAACTTGATAGAGTTGGTTTGGCACTCAGCTAAAGAGTATATTGCTCATCGACTATTTACCTCTATTGAAGATTTAGAGGTTTTATTACATAAGCTCTTAAATGAAGGAGAACTAATTATTCGCTGGTCCCGTAAATTAAAAAATAAGGGAAACGCAGTTATCCCAATTTAA
- a CDS encoding M48 family metalloprotease yields the protein MPTYTGISSEAFRHPLDREAEQTLRRVPGFDLVARKFVEFLVERPQYVYMMGNSIQVGPRQYSTLYGIFRECIRDLDIYPEPTLFVSQAPVVNAYALGQDLPYIVLNTGLIDLMNEDEIRSVVAHELGHIKCGHTTLIQMASWAIMAVFSLADLTMGFSRILSTGLILAFYEWLRKAELSADRAAMLVMDDTRPVMQTMMKMAGGSTRYAHECSLEEFTRQAQRYQELDEDSLNQVYKFFLYNNVSQGVFLTHPFTVERVSYLQAWASSSEYREIKRGNYPRGGAQGSVEVKPESPAEQEADRLRRQIEELQQEINRIKGE from the coding sequence ATGCCTACCTATACTGGAATTTCGAGCGAAGCCTTTCGCCATCCCTTGGATCGGGAAGCCGAGCAAACTTTACGCCGGGTCCCTGGATTTGATTTAGTGGCCCGGAAGTTTGTAGAATTTCTCGTGGAGCGTCCCCAGTATGTCTATATGATGGGCAATAGCATCCAAGTGGGTCCTCGGCAATATTCAACCCTCTATGGAATCTTCCGAGAATGTATTCGGGATTTAGATATTTATCCCGAACCCACTTTGTTTGTCTCTCAGGCCCCTGTCGTTAATGCCTACGCCCTCGGACAAGATCTGCCTTACATTGTCTTAAATACCGGGTTGATTGACCTGATGAATGAGGACGAAATTCGCTCAGTGGTTGCCCATGAACTGGGACATATCAAATGTGGTCACACTACCTTGATTCAGATGGCGAGTTGGGCGATTATGGCGGTTTTCAGTCTGGCAGATTTGACGATGGGGTTTAGCCGCATCCTCAGTACCGGCTTGATTCTGGCCTTTTATGAATGGTTGCGAAAAGCTGAACTTTCGGCAGATCGTGCGGCGATGTTGGTTATGGATGATACCAGGCCGGTGATGCAGACGATGATGAAAATGGCCGGGGGGTCTACGCGCTATGCCCATGAATGCAGCTTAGAGGAGTTTACCCGCCAAGCCCAGCGCTATCAAGAACTGGATGAGGATAGTCTCAATCAAGTTTATAAGTTTTTTCTCTATAACAACGTTTCCCAAGGGGTTTTTCTGACCCATCCCTTTACTGTGGAACGAGTCAGCTATTTACAAGCCTGGGCTTCTTCGTCGGAGTATCGGGAGATTAAGCGGGGAAATTATCCACGAGGGGGCGCTCAAGGGTCGGTAGAGGTGAAACCGGAGTCTCCCGCAGAACAGGAAGCCGATCGCTTGCGCCGTCAAATTGAGGAGTTGCAGCAGGAAATTAATCGGATCAAGGGGGAATAG